A genomic window from Prunus persica cultivar Lovell chromosome G2, Prunus_persica_NCBIv2, whole genome shotgun sequence includes:
- the LOC18779961 gene encoding uncharacterized protein LOC18779961 — protein MKALKEQRCEREPPVDVDVDDDDFAGLACPLDDLEAAVILESETTTFDPFLFDNVKLDDHNMAIQENPKKPPSHGKGKKLETLRLVLCTPPPSSCQQNPTGPTKSDAHHQRQHWDDEEKLENSKRKLHQGYQEFQSKRKKIQLLDVKNLPLPSKPQRGRVLSENKQLISLRKCPEPSDFSESQQNPKGLTKSTDHDLHHRQDWDDEEKLETSVQKLHQGYQEFQNKRKKIQIIDIKNLPLPSKPGRGRVLTKNKFLTSSRKCRAF, from the coding sequence ATGAAGGCTTTGAAGGAACAGCGATGCGAGCGAGAGCCTCCTGTTGACGTTGACGTTGACGATGACGACTTTGCTGGACTCGCTTGCCCTCTCGACGACCTTGAAGCTGCCGTCATCCTTGAAAGTGAAACCACGACTTTCGATCCCTTCTTGTTCGACAACGTCAAACTTGATGACCACAACATGGCAATTCAAGAGAACCCCAAGAAACCACCATCCCACGGCAAAGGGAAGAAGTTGGAGACCCTCCGCTTGGTGCTATGCACACCACCTCCATCTTCTTGTCAACAAAACCCTACGGGGCCAACAAAATCTGATGCTCACCATCAACGGCAACACTGGGATGATGaagagaaattggagaataGCAAGCGAAAGCTTCACCAAGGCTATCAGGAGTTCCAaagcaagagaaagaaaattcaacttcTTGACGTCAAGAACTTGCCTTTGCCGTCTAAGCCTCAGCGAGGCCGGGTTTTGAGCGAGAACAAGCAGTTGATCAGTTTGAGGAAGTGCCCAGAGCCTTCTGATTTTTCGGAGAGCCAACAAAACCCTAAGGGGCTCACAAAATCTACTGATCATGATCTTCATCATCGGCAAGATTGGGATGATGAAGAGAAGTTGGAGACTAGTGTTCAAAAGCTTCACCAAGGCTATCAAGAGTTCCAAAACAAgcgaaagaaaattcaaattattgaCATCAAGAACTTGCCTTTGCCGTCTAAGCCAGGACGAGGTCGGGTTTTGACAAAGAACAAGTTTCTGACTAGCTCCAGGAAGTGCCGAGCCTTCTGA